A genome region from Nocardia sp. NBC_01730 includes the following:
- a CDS encoding IS3 family transposase has translation MVHSRSPSQPIPAASCAAFPTTLTTTTHSPQQLGAVWYLHLHADTEGPSFISTTARHQQDSCFYITTFLSPSGHTNALMENFFSTLKTELVYRNSWRTREAAENALFGYIDCWYNTQRIQK, from the coding sequence GTGGTTCACTCACGTTCGCCTTCTCAGCCCATACCTGCCGCATCTTGTGCGGCTTTTCCCACGACGCTCACCACCACGACTCATTCACCGCAGCAGCTCGGGGCGGTTTGGTACCTGCACCTGCATGCCGATACCGAAGGACCTTCCTTCATCTCCACAACAGCACGGCATCAACAAGATTCGTGCTTCTACATCACGACCTTCCTCTCACCTTCAGGACACACCAACGCGTTGATGGAGAACTTCTTCTCCACCCTGAAGACCGAACTGGTCTATCGCAACTCGTGGCGTACCCGCGAGGCCGCCGAAAATGCACTGTTCGGCTATATCGACTGTTGGTACAACACCCAGCGTATCCAGAAGTAA